One Mycolicibacterium sarraceniae genomic window carries:
- the rarD gene encoding EamA family transporter RarD has product MTGAVKDTKSGGLLYGIGAYGSWGLFPAFFPLLKPAGPLEVLAHRIVWTLILMAGVVVAMRTLSDLRAITGRTWLLLTGASALVSANWLIFIYAVNNGHVIDGALGYFINPLISVLLGVLIFRERLNRAQIVAVLIALAAVLLLAFEVGGPPFIALGLAFTFGLYGVVKKVVPVDPRVSVGLEAAIAAPCAIAYIVVLQASGHGQFTNNGAGHIALMMLSGPITAIPLLFFAAAAHRLPLVTLGLLMYLNPAMQMTWGVVVAHEPMPPARWAGFALIWLALLVFSGDALRRTRQSAAIPS; this is encoded by the coding sequence GTGACGGGCGCCGTCAAGGACACCAAGTCCGGCGGGCTGCTCTACGGGATCGGGGCGTACGGATCCTGGGGGTTGTTCCCGGCGTTCTTCCCCTTACTGAAACCCGCTGGGCCTCTAGAGGTTCTGGCCCACCGCATCGTCTGGACGCTGATATTGATGGCCGGTGTGGTGGTGGCCATGCGCACGCTGTCCGATCTACGAGCGATCACCGGTCGCACCTGGCTGCTGCTGACGGGCGCGTCGGCACTGGTATCGGCGAACTGGCTGATCTTCATCTATGCCGTCAACAACGGACACGTGATCGACGGTGCCCTCGGCTACTTCATCAACCCGTTGATCAGCGTGCTGCTCGGGGTGCTGATCTTCCGAGAGCGGCTCAACCGGGCTCAGATCGTGGCGGTGCTGATCGCGCTGGCTGCGGTGCTGCTGCTGGCCTTTGAGGTGGGCGGACCGCCGTTCATCGCGCTCGGTCTCGCCTTCACCTTTGGCCTCTACGGCGTGGTGAAGAAGGTGGTGCCCGTCGACCCGCGGGTCAGCGTCGGCCTGGAGGCGGCGATCGCGGCGCCGTGCGCCATCGCCTACATCGTCGTGCTGCAGGCGAGCGGGCATGGGCAGTTCACCAACAACGGCGCGGGCCACATCGCGTTGATGATGCTCTCGGGTCCGATTACCGCGATCCCGCTGCTGTTCTTCGCCGCCGCCGCCCACCGCCTGCCGTTGGTCACCCTCGGGCTGCTCATGTATCTGAATCCGGCCATGCAGATGACCTGGGGAGTGGTGGTGGCGCACGAGCCGATGCCACCGGCGCGCTGGGCGGGTTTCGCGCTGATCTGGCTGGCGCTCTTGGTGTTCAGCGGTGATGCGCTGCGCCGCACCCGTCAGTCGGCGGCGATACCGAGCTGA
- the dnaE gene encoding DNA polymerase III subunit alpha: MGKSFVHLHNHTEYSMLDGAAKITPMFAEAQRLGMSAIGMTDHGNMFGASEFYNAATKVGIKPIIGVEAYIAPGSRFDTRRILWGDPGQKSDDVSGSGSYTHMTMVAENATGLRNLFKLSTLASFEGQLGKWSRMDAEIIAEHAEGIIATTGCPSGEVQTRLRLGHEKEALESAAKWREIFGPENYFLELMDHGLSIERRVREGLLEVGRKLGIPALATNDCHYVTRDASHNHEALLCIQTGKTLSDPNRFKFDGDGYYLKSAAEMRALWDAEVPEACDSTLLIGERVQSYADVWAPTDRMPIFPVPDGHDQGSWLRHEVEAGLRRRFPDAVPPEYTERASFEIDVICGKGFPSYFLIVADLINYARSIDIRVGPGRGSAAGSLVAYALGITNIDPIPHGLLFERFLNPERPSAPDIDIDFDDRRRGEMVRYAAEKWGSDRVAQVITFGTIKTKAALKDSARVHYGQPGFAIADRITKALPPPIMAKDISVSGITDPTHERYKEAAEVRALIDTDPDVRTIYETARGLEGLVRNAGVHACAVIMSSEPLIEAIPLWRRPQDGAIITGWDYPSCEAIGLLKMDFLGLRNLTIIGDCIENIKANRGIDLDLDSLPFDDPKAYELLGRGDTLGVFQLDGGPMRDLLRRMQPTEFNDIVAVLALYRPGPMGMNAHNDYADRKNNRQAIKPIHSELEEPLKEILNETYGLIVYQEQIMFIAQKVASYSMGKADALRKAMGKKKLEVLEAEYQGFKEGMTANGFSEKAVKALWDTILPFAGYAFNKSHAAGYGLVSYWTAYLKANFPAEYMAGLLTSVGDDKDKAAVYLADCRRLGITVLPPDVNESVQNFASVGNDIRFGLGAVRNVGANVVSSLVATRGDKGKFTDFSDYLNKIDISACNKKVTESLVKAGAFDSLNHPRKGLFLIHTDAVDSVLGTKKAEAIGQFDLFGGGDDSDTNDSAFTIRVPDEEWDDKHKLALEREMLGLYVSGHPLNGVAHLLNAQVDTQIPNILAGDIANDTQVRVGGILAGVNRRVNKNGMPWASAQLEDLTGGIEVMFFPQTYTMFGAEIADDAVVLVGGKVRIQDDRISLIANDLVVPDFSNAQADRPVAVSLPTRQCTIDKVTALKQVLARHPGTSQVHLRLISGDRITTLELDQSLRVTPSSALMGDLKALLGPGCLGG; encoded by the coding sequence ATGGGTAAGAGCTTTGTACACCTGCACAACCACACCGAGTATTCGATGCTCGACGGTGCCGCGAAGATCACCCCAATGTTCGCCGAGGCGCAGCGTCTCGGGATGTCCGCCATCGGTATGACCGACCACGGAAACATGTTCGGGGCCAGCGAGTTCTACAACGCGGCCACCAAGGTCGGCATCAAGCCGATCATCGGGGTCGAGGCGTATATCGCTCCCGGCTCCCGGTTCGACACCCGCCGCATCCTGTGGGGTGATCCGGGCCAGAAGAGCGACGATGTGTCGGGCAGCGGCTCCTACACCCACATGACGATGGTCGCCGAGAACGCCACCGGCCTGCGCAACCTGTTCAAGCTGTCGACGTTGGCCTCATTCGAGGGCCAGCTCGGCAAGTGGTCGCGGATGGACGCCGAGATCATCGCCGAGCACGCCGAGGGCATCATCGCCACCACCGGCTGCCCGTCCGGTGAGGTCCAGACCCGGTTGCGGCTGGGCCACGAGAAGGAGGCGTTGGAGTCGGCCGCCAAGTGGCGGGAGATCTTCGGCCCGGAGAACTACTTCCTGGAACTGATGGACCACGGGCTGTCGATCGAGCGCCGGGTCCGTGAGGGCCTGCTTGAGGTCGGCCGCAAGCTCGGCATCCCGGCGCTGGCCACCAACGACTGCCACTACGTGACTCGCGATGCGTCGCACAACCACGAGGCGCTGCTCTGCATCCAGACCGGCAAGACACTGTCGGACCCCAACCGGTTCAAGTTCGACGGTGACGGCTACTACCTGAAGTCGGCCGCCGAGATGCGCGCGCTGTGGGACGCCGAGGTGCCCGAGGCCTGCGATTCGACGCTGCTGATCGGCGAGCGGGTGCAGTCCTACGCCGACGTCTGGGCCCCGACCGACCGGATGCCGATCTTCCCGGTGCCCGACGGCCACGACCAGGGCAGCTGGCTGCGTCACGAGGTCGAAGCCGGTCTGCGGCGGCGCTTTCCGGACGCGGTGCCCCCGGAATACACCGAGCGCGCGAGCTTCGAGATCGACGTCATCTGCGGCAAGGGCTTCCCGTCGTACTTCCTGATCGTCGCCGACCTGATCAACTACGCGCGGTCGATCGACATCCGGGTGGGGCCCGGCCGCGGATCGGCCGCCGGGTCGCTGGTGGCCTATGCGCTCGGCATCACCAATATCGACCCGATTCCGCACGGGCTCCTGTTCGAGCGGTTCCTGAACCCGGAGCGCCCGTCGGCACCCGATATCGATATCGACTTCGACGACCGTCGCCGCGGTGAGATGGTGCGCTACGCCGCCGAGAAATGGGGCAGCGACCGGGTGGCCCAGGTCATCACCTTCGGCACCATCAAGACCAAAGCGGCACTGAAGGATTCGGCGCGCGTCCACTACGGCCAGCCGGGCTTCGCGATCGCCGACCGGATCACCAAGGCGCTGCCACCGCCGATCATGGCCAAGGACATCTCGGTGTCGGGCATCACCGATCCCACCCACGAGCGGTACAAAGAGGCCGCCGAGGTCCGCGCCCTGATTGACACCGACCCCGACGTGCGCACCATCTACGAGACCGCGCGCGGGCTCGAGGGCCTGGTCCGCAACGCGGGCGTGCACGCCTGCGCGGTGATCATGAGCTCCGAACCGCTGATCGAGGCGATCCCGCTCTGGCGGCGGCCGCAGGACGGCGCGATCATCACCGGCTGGGACTATCCGTCGTGCGAGGCCATCGGCCTGCTGAAGATGGACTTCCTCGGCCTGCGGAACCTGACGATCATCGGTGACTGCATCGAGAACATCAAGGCCAATCGCGGTATCGACCTGGACCTCGACTCCCTGCCGTTTGACGACCCGAAGGCCTACGAACTACTGGGGCGCGGTGACACGCTGGGCGTGTTCCAGCTCGACGGCGGGCCAATGCGTGACCTGCTGCGGCGCATGCAGCCCACCGAGTTCAACGACATCGTCGCCGTGTTGGCGCTGTACCGCCCGGGCCCGATGGGCATGAACGCGCACAACGACTACGCCGACCGCAAGAACAACCGGCAGGCCATCAAGCCGATCCACTCGGAGCTGGAGGAACCGCTCAAGGAGATCCTCAACGAGACCTACGGCCTGATCGTCTACCAAGAGCAGATCATGTTCATCGCGCAGAAGGTCGCCTCCTACTCGATGGGTAAGGCCGATGCTTTGCGAAAAGCCATGGGCAAGAAGAAACTTGAGGTCCTCGAGGCCGAGTACCAGGGTTTCAAAGAGGGGATGACCGCCAACGGTTTCTCCGAAAAAGCGGTGAAGGCGTTGTGGGACACCATCCTGCCGTTCGCCGGCTACGCATTCAACAAATCGCATGCCGCCGGCTACGGGCTGGTGTCCTACTGGACCGCCTATCTCAAGGCCAATTTCCCGGCCGAGTACATGGCCGGGCTGCTCACCTCCGTCGGGGACGACAAGGACAAGGCCGCGGTCTACCTGGCGGACTGCCGCCGCCTCGGCATCACCGTGCTGCCACCCGATGTCAACGAGTCGGTGCAGAACTTCGCCTCGGTGGGTAACGACATCCGGTTCGGGCTGGGCGCGGTCCGCAACGTCGGCGCCAATGTGGTCAGTTCGCTGGTCGCCACCCGTGGCGACAAGGGTAAGTTCACCGATTTCTCGGACTACCTGAACAAGATCGACATCTCGGCCTGTAACAAGAAAGTCACCGAATCCTTGGTCAAGGCCGGGGCTTTCGACTCGCTGAATCATCCCCGCAAGGGCCTGTTCCTGATCCACACCGACGCCGTCGACTCGGTGCTGGGCACCAAGAAGGCCGAGGCGATCGGCCAGTTCGACTTGTTCGGCGGCGGTGACGACAGCGATACCAACGATTCGGCGTTCACCATCCGCGTTCCCGACGAGGAATGGGACGATAAGCACAAGCTCGCGCTCGAACGGGAGATGTTGGGGCTGTACGTTTCCGGGCACCCACTCAACGGGGTGGCGCACCTGCTTAACGCTCAGGTGGACACCCAGATCCCGAACATCCTCGCCGGCGATATCGCCAACGACACCCAGGTGCGGGTCGGCGGTATCCTCGCCGGCGTCAACCGGCGGGTCAACAAGAATGGAATGCCCTGGGCCTCAGCGCAGTTGGAAGATCTCACCGGTGGTATTGAGGTGATGTTCTTCCCGCAGACGTACACGATGTTCGGGGCTGAGATCGCCGACGACGCGGTGGTGCTTGTCGGCGGTAAGGTCCGCATCCAGGACGACCGGATCTCGCTGATCGCCAATGATCTTGTGGTGCCCGACTTTTCCAATGCGCAGGCGGACCGGCCGGTGGCGGTGAGCCTGCCCACCCGGCAGTGCACCATCGACAAGGTCACCGCGCTCAAGCAGGTGCTGGCCCGTCATCCCGGCACCTCGCAGGTGCACCTGCGGCTGATCAGTGGTGATCGCATCACCACGCTGGAACTCGATCAATCGCTGCGGGTGACCCCGTCCTCGGCGCTGATGGGGGATCTGAAGGCGCTGCTGGGCCCTGGCTGCCTAGGCGGCTAG
- the ilvA gene encoding threonine ammonia-lyase IlvA: protein MSADLSQPRLSAPLSAADIDEAARRISGMVSQSPLQYSDRLSQATGTEVYLKREDLQSVRSYKVRGAYNLLRQLSEAELAAGVVCSSAGNHAQGFALACRTMGVHGRVYVPAKTPKQKRDRIRYHGGEFIELIVGGSTYDLAAEAALEDVARTGATLVPPFDDARTMAGQGTIAVEILEQLDGEPDLVVVPVGGGGCIAGITTYLVERTTNTAVLGVEPAGAASMIAALAAGGPVTLEHVDQFVDGAAVNQIGARPYQALAAAGSMVSVTTVDEGAVCTAMLDLYQNEGIIAEPAGALSVAGLLEADVAPGSTVVCLISGGNNDVSRYGEVLERSLVHLGLKHYFLVDFPQEPGALRRFLDEILGPGDDITLFEYVKRNNRETGAALVGVELGAATGLDGLRARMAASGIHVEPLEPGSPAYRYLT, encoded by the coding sequence GTGTCCGCCGACCTGAGCCAGCCCCGATTGTCAGCGCCGCTTTCAGCGGCCGACATCGATGAGGCTGCGCGGCGAATTTCCGGCATGGTCAGCCAGAGCCCGCTGCAGTACAGCGACCGGCTCTCGCAGGCCACCGGCACCGAGGTCTACCTCAAGCGCGAGGACCTGCAGAGTGTGCGGTCCTATAAGGTCCGCGGTGCCTACAACTTGTTGCGTCAACTCTCTGAGGCCGAACTGGCGGCCGGGGTGGTGTGTTCATCGGCCGGTAACCACGCCCAGGGGTTTGCGCTGGCCTGCCGCACGATGGGCGTGCACGGGCGGGTCTATGTGCCGGCCAAGACTCCCAAGCAGAAGCGTGATCGCATCCGCTACCACGGTGGCGAGTTCATCGAGCTGATCGTCGGCGGCAGCACCTACGACCTGGCCGCCGAGGCCGCGCTGGAGGACGTCGCGCGCACCGGCGCTACCCTGGTCCCGCCGTTCGACGACGCCCGCACTATGGCCGGGCAGGGCACCATCGCCGTGGAGATCCTCGAACAGCTCGACGGCGAGCCGGACCTGGTCGTTGTACCGGTCGGTGGCGGCGGGTGTATCGCCGGGATCACCACGTACCTGGTCGAGCGGACGACGAACACCGCGGTGCTCGGCGTCGAGCCCGCCGGTGCGGCTTCGATGATCGCGGCGCTGGCCGCCGGCGGACCGGTCACCCTGGAGCACGTCGACCAGTTTGTCGACGGGGCGGCCGTCAATCAGATCGGTGCGCGGCCCTATCAGGCGCTGGCCGCGGCCGGGAGCATGGTGTCGGTGACCACGGTCGACGAGGGTGCGGTCTGCACGGCGATGCTGGACCTCTATCAGAACGAGGGCATCATCGCCGAGCCTGCGGGCGCACTGTCGGTGGCGGGTCTGCTGGAAGCCGATGTCGCCCCCGGGTCGACGGTGGTGTGCCTGATCTCCGGTGGCAACAACGATGTGTCGCGCTATGGCGAGGTGCTCGAGCGGTCACTGGTGCATCTAGGCCTCAAGCACTACTTCCTGGTCGATTTTCCGCAGGAGCCCGGCGCGCTGCGCCGATTCCTCGACGAGATACTCGGGCCAGGAGATGACATCACGCTGTTCGAATACGTCAAGCGCAACAACCGGGAAACCGGTGCGGCGCTGGTCGGCGTCGAACTCGGTGCGGCCACCGGCCTGGACGGGCTGCGGGCGCGGATGGCCGCGTCCGGCATTCACGTCGAGCCGCTGGAGCCCGGCTCACCGGCCTACCGCTACCTGACCTAG
- a CDS encoding SecDF P1 head subdomain-containing protein encodes MTDNSQRNRRIRIAIVAALSSVAAVVPIVAVLLTPGILFDRQDQTAASTTTTTAPRPLTIKPLALRPVIGPAYVPQGDDCAPPPPTPPDQPLRTCDILKSAVYTLGPEALRIQLTDVDSFLNPLTAKQTVQVTMTEESARAFADYTAAHIDEQVAFVRAGVIVWAPKITKAIDSEVLQLSGEVTGEQAAEIARMLKDEA; translated from the coding sequence ATGACCGACAATTCTCAGCGCAACCGGCGGATCCGGATCGCGATCGTCGCCGCGTTATCGTCGGTGGCCGCTGTGGTGCCGATTGTCGCGGTGCTGCTGACTCCGGGCATCCTGTTCGATCGGCAGGATCAGACGGCGGCGTCGACGACAACCACGACCGCCCCGCGCCCGCTGACCATCAAACCGCTGGCGTTGCGCCCGGTGATCGGCCCCGCCTACGTCCCGCAAGGCGACGACTGCGCCCCGCCGCCGCCGACACCGCCGGACCAGCCGCTGCGGACGTGCGACATCCTCAAGTCCGCGGTGTACACCCTGGGGCCGGAAGCGTTGCGGATTCAGCTGACCGATGTCGATTCGTTTCTGAACCCGCTGACCGCCAAACAGACCGTGCAGGTCACGATGACCGAGGAATCGGCCCGGGCGTTCGCCGATTACACCGCCGCGCACATCGACGAGCAGGTCGCGTTCGTCCGGGCCGGCGTCATCGTCTGGGCGCCCAAGATCACCAAGGCGATCGACAGTGAGGTGCTGCAGCTCTCCGGTGAGGTGACCGGCGAGCAAGCGGCCGAGATCGCCCGGATGCTGAAGGACGAAGCCTGA
- a CDS encoding RluA family pseudouridine synthase, translated as MAERSMPVPEGLAGMRVDAGLARLLGLSRTVAAAIAEDGGVELDGVRAGKSDRLEAGAWLHVHIPEEAPPPENTPVEIEGMTILYSDADIVAVDKPPGVAAHATVGWYGPTVLGGLAAAGFRISTSGIHERQGIVHRLDAGTSGVMVVALSERAYTVLKRAFKQRTVDKRYHAVVQGHPDPSSGTIDAPIGRHRGNDWKFAVTEAGRHSITHYDTLEMFRAASLLDIHLETGRTHQIRVHFAALHHPCVGDPTYGGDPVLAKRLGLERQWLHARSLAFAHPADGRHFEVASPYPADLQLALDQLRVES; from the coding sequence ATGGCCGAACGCTCGATGCCGGTTCCCGAGGGTCTGGCCGGTATGCGGGTCGACGCCGGTCTGGCCCGGTTGCTGGGGCTGTCCCGCACGGTGGCCGCGGCGATCGCCGAGGACGGCGGCGTTGAGCTCGACGGGGTGCGGGCGGGCAAATCGGATCGCCTCGAGGCCGGCGCGTGGCTGCATGTCCACATCCCCGAGGAAGCCCCGCCGCCGGAGAACACGCCCGTCGAGATCGAGGGCATGACAATCCTGTACTCCGACGCCGATATCGTCGCCGTCGACAAACCCCCGGGCGTAGCCGCGCACGCGACCGTCGGCTGGTATGGCCCCACCGTGCTCGGCGGGCTGGCCGCGGCGGGATTCCGGATCAGTACCTCCGGGATCCACGAACGCCAGGGCATCGTGCACCGGCTCGACGCCGGCACCTCCGGGGTCATGGTGGTGGCGCTGTCCGAGCGGGCCTACACCGTGCTCAAGCGCGCGTTCAAACAGCGCACTGTCGATAAGCGTTATCACGCTGTGGTGCAAGGACATCCGGATCCGTCCAGCGGCACCATCGACGCACCGATCGGCCGGCACCGCGGCAACGACTGGAAATTTGCTGTCACCGAAGCCGGGCGGCATAGCATCACCCACTACGACACACTCGAAATGTTCCGGGCGGCAAGCCTTCTCGACATCCACCTGGAAACCGGCCGTACCCATCAGATCCGGGTGCATTTCGCCGCGCTGCACCATCCCTGTGTCGGTGATCCGACCTACGGTGGCGATCCGGTGCTGGCCAAGCGGCTCGGCCTGGAACGGCAGTGGCTGCACGCCCGGTCACTGGCGTTCGCCCACCCGGCCGACGGCAGGCATTTCGAGGTCGCCAGCCCGTATCCTGCCGATCTGCAGCTCGCGCTGGACCAGCTGCGCGTCGAATCGTGA
- a CDS encoding polysaccharide pyruvyl transferase family protein, whose product MSQDAAVAYLGFHEKANLGDDAIYDAVKSQLPGVVFTNVPRQAHEFVFPPAAALERLRRPSTLVMGGGTLIGVRYFRMLARIGLAVTKNNGKYAIGVGVQDPGYTGRGSGSGGSELTKWKPILAGFDSVSVRGPRSVELLDSIGISAQVTGDPALILPRPEVPVSDGLIGVNLGYGDDLWGHDPAGVAEQVAVAVRELAGRGHRFVGILMNPSDRKWVEVALRDVRADILLPANAEAATAEFGRCSAAIVCRLHAGILAALSDTPVVSLEYQPKCRDFALSIDDEGALIRTDQVTGAAVVDRVLGALADATTLRATKRAAVDRLRVQLHSEYGALRRQLGIAAD is encoded by the coding sequence GTGAGCCAAGACGCGGCGGTCGCCTATCTGGGCTTCCACGAGAAGGCCAATCTCGGCGACGACGCGATCTACGACGCCGTCAAATCGCAGCTACCCGGGGTCGTGTTCACCAACGTCCCCCGACAGGCCCATGAATTCGTGTTCCCGCCCGCCGCGGCACTGGAGCGGCTACGCCGGCCGAGCACGCTGGTGATGGGCGGCGGGACCCTGATCGGAGTGCGTTATTTCCGCATGCTGGCCAGGATCGGGCTGGCGGTTACGAAGAACAACGGAAAGTACGCGATCGGCGTCGGTGTCCAGGACCCCGGCTACACCGGACGCGGCAGCGGGTCGGGCGGGAGCGAGCTCACCAAGTGGAAACCCATCCTCGCCGGTTTCGACTCGGTCTCGGTGCGTGGACCCCGAAGCGTCGAACTGCTCGACAGCATCGGTATCTCCGCCCAGGTCACCGGTGATCCGGCGCTGATCCTGCCGCGACCCGAAGTGCCGGTCTCCGACGGACTGATCGGGGTGAACCTCGGCTACGGCGACGACCTCTGGGGACATGATCCGGCCGGGGTCGCCGAGCAGGTCGCCGTCGCGGTGCGCGAGCTGGCGGGCCGCGGCCACCGGTTCGTCGGGATTCTGATGAATCCGAGCGACCGTAAATGGGTCGAAGTGGCGTTGCGAGATGTCCGTGCCGACATCCTGCTGCCCGCCAACGCTGAGGCAGCCACGGCGGAATTCGGCCGCTGCTCGGCGGCGATCGTCTGCCGGCTGCACGCCGGGATCTTGGCGGCGCTGTCCGATACGCCGGTGGTTTCGCTTGAGTACCAACCGAAGTGCCGCGATTTCGCGCTGTCCATCGACGACGAGGGCGCACTGATCCGCACTGATCAGGTGACCGGCGCCGCCGTCGTCGACCGCGTGCTCGGCGCACTCGCCGACGCGACCACCCTCCGGGCCACCAAACGCGCTGCCGTGGACCGGCTCCGGGTCCAGCTGCACTCCGAGTACGGGGCCCTGCGCCGTCAGCTCGGTATCGCCGCCGACTGA